DNA sequence from the Sulfurimonas sediminis genome:
GGCATTTTTACATCACTGTACTCTCTTTGTGAAGAGCGTAAAAACTCAATACGCTCAAGAATCTGCTGTGATTGGATATAAACATCACTCGGGGTAAATCCCTGTCCCAGCAACTCATCGAAACCAAGAGAAACTGTCCAGAGTACTTGGTAAACATCACTCGGTGTTTTGTCTTTGTACTGTTTGTAAGCAAAGTACTTTTTTTGGTTTTTGAGCAGGTAGTGAATCTCTTCTTTGAGTCGTATGACATTGTTGTATACATCCTGCGGGGTAATTTTTCTTGGAGGAACAGGCGGAATGGCAATAGGACCAAAGTTATGTATTTCTCTGTATTTGTTTACTTTTGTCAATACCTCAAGTGTTTTTTGAATAACATGCCGCGGCAGTTTGTTATGTTGCTGTTCAACCTCTTTGAGCGGTTTTGTGATGCCGTTTTCTTTGCGCAGTTCTTCAACCATCTGTTTGAGTACAATAGACTGCGAATAGACATCAGAAGGTGTCTTTACCGAAGCATATAAAAATATCCCAAAGAGTAAAAAAAGCTGTATAAATTTCATATTCTTCCCGTTTTCTTTTCATTATAAAACAAAAAACTTTTGTATCTTCTTAAACCCAAGCTTCTAAGTTTATGTGCTACAATAACATTATGCAAATAAGAGAAATGACACTCAAAGAACTTTACCCCGTGTATGACCTGGTAAAACAGCTTTACACAGAGCTGAGCTACGATGAATTTGAAGACCTTGTCTACGATATGCGACACATGGAATATAAGATGTTCGGTATCCTTGAACGCGGTGAACTGGTATGCTACGGAGGTGCAGCGGTGCAGACAAGCCTCTGCCATAAAAGACATCTTTATGTTTTTGATTTGGTCACGGATGAAAAACATCGTGAAAAAGGCTATGCCAAAATGATGCTGGAGTATCTGCAGGATTATGCCAAAACTGCCGCCTGCGAAAAACTTGTACTCTCCTTCAAATGGCAAGGAAAAAATGTTATCCAAGTGTAAAAATTGAGTTTTTCACAAGTCATGCTGTAGTATAGGAAAGTACGGGTTCCTTTACACTCCGGAATCGGTACTTCAGTGCCGAC
Encoded proteins:
- a CDS encoding GNAT family N-acetyltransferase gives rise to the protein MQIREMTLKELYPVYDLVKQLYTELSYDEFEDLVYDMRHMEYKMFGILERGELVCYGGAAVQTSLCHKRHLYVFDLVTDEKHREKGYAKMMLEYLQDYAKTAACEKLVLSFKWQGKNVIQV